The following are encoded in a window of Bos indicus isolate NIAB-ARS_2022 breed Sahiwal x Tharparkar chromosome 7, NIAB-ARS_B.indTharparkar_mat_pri_1.0, whole genome shotgun sequence genomic DNA:
- the FZR1 gene encoding fizzy-related protein homolog isoform X4, with the protein MDQDYERRLLRQIVIQNENTMPCVAEMRRTLTPANSPVSSPSKHGDRFIPSRAGANWSVNFHRINENEKSPSQNRKAKDATSDNGKDGLAYSALLKNELLGAGIEKVQDPQTEDRRLQPSTPERKGLFTYSLSTKRSSPDDGNDVSPYSLSPVSNKSQKLLRSPRKPTRKISKIPFKVLDAPELQDDFYLNLVDWSSLNVLSVGLGTCVYLWSACTSQVTRLCDLSVEGDSVTSVGWSERGNLVAVGTHKGFVQIWDAAAGKKLSMLEGHTARVGALAWNADQLSSGSRDRMILQRDIRTPPLQSERRLQGHRQEVCGLKWSTDHQLLASGGNDNKLLVWNHSSLSPVQQYTEHLAAVKAIAWSPHQHGLLASGGGTADRCIRFWNTLTGQPLQCIDTGSQVCNLAWSKHANELAMSPDGEAIVTGAGDETLRFWNVFSKTRSTKVKWESVSVLNLFTRIR; encoded by the exons ATGGACCAGGACTATGAGCGGCGCCTCCTGCGGCAGATCGTCATCCAGAACGAAAACACGATGCCGTGC GTGGCGGAGATGCGGCGAACCCTGACCCCTGCCAACTCCCCCGTGTCCTCCCCCAGCAAGCATGGAGACCGCTTCATCCCCTCACGAGCTGGTGCCAACTGGAGCGTGAATTTCCACAGGATCAAC GAAAATGAGAAGTCCCCCAGCCAGAACCGGAAAGCCAAGGACGCCACCTCGGACAATGGCAAAG ATGGCCTGGCCTACTCCGCACTGCTCAAGAACGAGCTGCTGGGCGCTGGCATTGAGAAGGTTCAggacccacagacagaggaccgcCGGCTGCAGCCCTCCACACCTGAGAGGAAGGGCCTCTTCACG TACTCCCTCAGCACCAAGCGCTCCAGCCCCGATGATGGCAACGACGTGTCCCCATACTCCCTGTCCCCCGTCAGCAATAAGAG TCAGAAGTTATTGCGATCTCCACGGAAACCCACGCGCAAGATCTCCAAGATCCCGTTCAAGGTCCTGGACGCTCCCGAGCTGCAGGATGACTTCTACCTGAACCTGGTGGACTGGTCCTCCCTCAACGTGCTCAGTGTGGGGCTGGGGACCTGTGTGTACCTGTGGAGTGCCTGCACCAGCCAG GTGACCCGGCTCTGTGACCTCTCCGTGGAAGGGGACTCAGTGACCTCCGTGGGCTGGTCTGAGAGG GGGAACCTGGTGGCTGTCGGCACACACAAGGGCTTCGTGCAGATCTGGGATGCCGCTGCGGGGAAGAAGCTGTCCATGCTGGAAGGCCACACGGCGCGTGTCG GGGCGCTGGCCTGGAACGCCGACCAGCTCTCATCCGGGAGCCGGGACCGCATGATCCTGCAGAGGGACATCCGCACGCCCCCCCTGCAGTCAGAGCGGCGGCTGCAGGGCCACCGGCAAGAGGTGTGCGGGCTCAAGTGGTCCACCGACCACCAGCTTCTCGCCTCGGGGGGCAACGACAACAAG CTGCTGGTATGGAACCACTCGAGCCTGAGCCCCGTGCAGCAGTACACAGAGCACCTGGCTGCTGTCAAGGCTATCGCCTGGTCCCCCCACCAGCACGGGCTGCTGGCGTCCGGTGGTGGCACAGCTGACCGCTGCATCCGCTTCTGGAACACGCTCACGGGGCAGCCGCTGCAGTGCATTGACACTGGCTCCCAGGTGTGCAACCTAGCCTGGTCCAAGCACGCCAACGAGCTG GCCATGTCCCCTGACGGAGAGGCCATCGTCACCGGTGCTGGAGACGAGACACTGAGGTTCTGGAATGTCTTTAGCAAAACCCGTTCAACAAAGGTAAAGTGG GAGTCTGTGTCCGTCCTCAACCTCTTCACTAGGATCCGGTAA
- the FZR1 gene encoding fizzy-related protein homolog isoform X3, whose protein sequence is MRRTLTPANSPVSSPSKHGDRFIPSRAGANWSVNFHRINENEKSPSQNRKAKDATSDNGKDGLAYSALLKNELLGAGIEKVQDPQTEDRRLQPSTPERKGLFTYSLSTKRSSPDDGNDVSPYSLSPVSNKSQKLLRSPRKPTRKISKIPFKVLDAPELQDDFYLNLVDWSSLNVLSVGLGTCVYLWSACTSQVTRLCDLSVEGDSVTSVGWSERGNLVAVGTHKGFVQIWDAAAGKKLSMLEGHTARVGALAWNADQLSSGSRDRMILQRDIRTPPLQSERRLQGHRQEVCGLKWSTDHQLLASGGNDNKLLVWNHSSLSPVQQYTEHLAAVKAIAWSPHQHGLLASGGGTADRCIRFWNTLTGQPLQCIDTGSQVCNLAWSKHANELVSTHGYSQNQILVWKYPSLTQVAKLTGHSYRVLYLAMSPDGEAIVTGAGDETLRFWNVFSKTRSTKVKWESVSVLNLFTRIR, encoded by the exons ATGCGGCGAACCCTGACCCCTGCCAACTCCCCCGTGTCCTCCCCCAGCAAGCATGGAGACCGCTTCATCCCCTCACGAGCTGGTGCCAACTGGAGCGTGAATTTCCACAGGATCAAC GAAAATGAGAAGTCCCCCAGCCAGAACCGGAAAGCCAAGGACGCCACCTCGGACAATGGCAAAG ATGGCCTGGCCTACTCCGCACTGCTCAAGAACGAGCTGCTGGGCGCTGGCATTGAGAAGGTTCAggacccacagacagaggaccgcCGGCTGCAGCCCTCCACACCTGAGAGGAAGGGCCTCTTCACG TACTCCCTCAGCACCAAGCGCTCCAGCCCCGATGATGGCAACGACGTGTCCCCATACTCCCTGTCCCCCGTCAGCAATAAGAG TCAGAAGTTATTGCGATCTCCACGGAAACCCACGCGCAAGATCTCCAAGATCCCGTTCAAGGTCCTGGACGCTCCCGAGCTGCAGGATGACTTCTACCTGAACCTGGTGGACTGGTCCTCCCTCAACGTGCTCAGTGTGGGGCTGGGGACCTGTGTGTACCTGTGGAGTGCCTGCACCAGCCAG GTGACCCGGCTCTGTGACCTCTCCGTGGAAGGGGACTCAGTGACCTCCGTGGGCTGGTCTGAGAGG GGGAACCTGGTGGCTGTCGGCACACACAAGGGCTTCGTGCAGATCTGGGATGCCGCTGCGGGGAAGAAGCTGTCCATGCTGGAAGGCCACACGGCGCGTGTCG GGGCGCTGGCCTGGAACGCCGACCAGCTCTCATCCGGGAGCCGGGACCGCATGATCCTGCAGAGGGACATCCGCACGCCCCCCCTGCAGTCAGAGCGGCGGCTGCAGGGCCACCGGCAAGAGGTGTGCGGGCTCAAGTGGTCCACCGACCACCAGCTTCTCGCCTCGGGGGGCAACGACAACAAG CTGCTGGTATGGAACCACTCGAGCCTGAGCCCCGTGCAGCAGTACACAGAGCACCTGGCTGCTGTCAAGGCTATCGCCTGGTCCCCCCACCAGCACGGGCTGCTGGCGTCCGGTGGTGGCACAGCTGACCGCTGCATCCGCTTCTGGAACACGCTCACGGGGCAGCCGCTGCAGTGCATTGACACTGGCTCCCAGGTGTGCAACCTAGCCTGGTCCAAGCACGCCAACGAGCTG GTGAGCACACACGGCTACTCACAGAACCAGATCCTGGTCTGGAAGTATCCCTCTCTGACCCAGGTGGCCAAGCTGACCGGGCACTCCTATCGGGTCCTGTACCTG GCCATGTCCCCTGACGGAGAGGCCATCGTCACCGGTGCTGGAGACGAGACACTGAGGTTCTGGAATGTCTTTAGCAAAACCCGTTCAACAAAGGTAAAGTGG GAGTCTGTGTCCGTCCTCAACCTCTTCACTAGGATCCGGTAA
- the FZR1 gene encoding fizzy-related protein homolog isoform X1 — protein sequence MDQDYERRLLRQIVIQNENTMPCVAEMRRTLTPANSPVSSPSKHGDRFIPSRAGANWSVNFHRINENEKSPSQNRKAKDATSDNGKDGLAYSALLKNELLGAGIEKVQDPQTEDRRLQPSTPERKGLFTYSLSTKRSSPDDGNDVSPYSLSPVSNKSQKLLRSPRKPTRKISKIPFKVLDAPELQDDFYLNLVDWSSLNVLSVGLGTCVYLWSACTSQVTRLCDLSVEGDSVTSVGWSERGNLVAVGTHKGFVQIWDAAAGKKLSMLEGHTARVGALAWNADQLSSGSRDRMILQRDIRTPPLQSERRLQGHRQEVCGLKWSTDHQLLASGGNDNKLLVWNHSSLSPVQQYTEHLAAVKAIAWSPHQHGLLASGGGTADRCIRFWNTLTGQPLQCIDTGSQVCNLAWSKHANELVSTHGYSQNQILVWKYPSLTQVAKLTGHSYRVLYLAMSPDGEAIVTGAGDETLRFWNVFSKTRSTKVKWESVSVLNLFTRIR from the exons ATGGACCAGGACTATGAGCGGCGCCTCCTGCGGCAGATCGTCATCCAGAACGAAAACACGATGCCGTGC GTGGCGGAGATGCGGCGAACCCTGACCCCTGCCAACTCCCCCGTGTCCTCCCCCAGCAAGCATGGAGACCGCTTCATCCCCTCACGAGCTGGTGCCAACTGGAGCGTGAATTTCCACAGGATCAAC GAAAATGAGAAGTCCCCCAGCCAGAACCGGAAAGCCAAGGACGCCACCTCGGACAATGGCAAAG ATGGCCTGGCCTACTCCGCACTGCTCAAGAACGAGCTGCTGGGCGCTGGCATTGAGAAGGTTCAggacccacagacagaggaccgcCGGCTGCAGCCCTCCACACCTGAGAGGAAGGGCCTCTTCACG TACTCCCTCAGCACCAAGCGCTCCAGCCCCGATGATGGCAACGACGTGTCCCCATACTCCCTGTCCCCCGTCAGCAATAAGAG TCAGAAGTTATTGCGATCTCCACGGAAACCCACGCGCAAGATCTCCAAGATCCCGTTCAAGGTCCTGGACGCTCCCGAGCTGCAGGATGACTTCTACCTGAACCTGGTGGACTGGTCCTCCCTCAACGTGCTCAGTGTGGGGCTGGGGACCTGTGTGTACCTGTGGAGTGCCTGCACCAGCCAG GTGACCCGGCTCTGTGACCTCTCCGTGGAAGGGGACTCAGTGACCTCCGTGGGCTGGTCTGAGAGG GGGAACCTGGTGGCTGTCGGCACACACAAGGGCTTCGTGCAGATCTGGGATGCCGCTGCGGGGAAGAAGCTGTCCATGCTGGAAGGCCACACGGCGCGTGTCG GGGCGCTGGCCTGGAACGCCGACCAGCTCTCATCCGGGAGCCGGGACCGCATGATCCTGCAGAGGGACATCCGCACGCCCCCCCTGCAGTCAGAGCGGCGGCTGCAGGGCCACCGGCAAGAGGTGTGCGGGCTCAAGTGGTCCACCGACCACCAGCTTCTCGCCTCGGGGGGCAACGACAACAAG CTGCTGGTATGGAACCACTCGAGCCTGAGCCCCGTGCAGCAGTACACAGAGCACCTGGCTGCTGTCAAGGCTATCGCCTGGTCCCCCCACCAGCACGGGCTGCTGGCGTCCGGTGGTGGCACAGCTGACCGCTGCATCCGCTTCTGGAACACGCTCACGGGGCAGCCGCTGCAGTGCATTGACACTGGCTCCCAGGTGTGCAACCTAGCCTGGTCCAAGCACGCCAACGAGCTG GTGAGCACACACGGCTACTCACAGAACCAGATCCTGGTCTGGAAGTATCCCTCTCTGACCCAGGTGGCCAAGCTGACCGGGCACTCCTATCGGGTCCTGTACCTG GCCATGTCCCCTGACGGAGAGGCCATCGTCACCGGTGCTGGAGACGAGACACTGAGGTTCTGGAATGTCTTTAGCAAAACCCGTTCAACAAAGGTAAAGTGG GAGTCTGTGTCCGTCCTCAACCTCTTCACTAGGATCCGGTAA
- the FZR1 gene encoding fizzy-related protein homolog isoform X5, with protein MDQDYERRLLRQIVIQNENTMPCVAEMRRTLTPANSPVSSPSKHGDRFIPSRAGANWSVNFHRINENEKSPSQNRKAKDATSDNGKDGLAYSALLKNELLGAGIEKVQDPQTEDRRLQPSTPERKGLFTYSLSTKRSSPDDGNDVSPYSLSPVSNKSQKLLRSPRKPTRKISKIPFKVLDAPELQDDFYLNLVDWSSLNVLSVGLGTCVYLWSACTSQVTRLCDLSVEGDSVTSVGWSERGNLVAVGTHKGFVQIWDAAAGKKLSMLEGHTARVGALAWNADQLSSGSRDRMILQRDIRTPPLQSERRLQGHRQEVCGLKWSTDHQLLASGGNDNKLLVWNHSSLSPVQQYTEHLAAVKAIAWSPHQHGLLASGGGTADRCIRFWNTLTGQPLQCIDTGSQVCNLAWSKHANELAMSPDGEAIVTGAGDETLRFWNVFSKTRSTKESVSVLNLFTRIR; from the exons ATGGACCAGGACTATGAGCGGCGCCTCCTGCGGCAGATCGTCATCCAGAACGAAAACACGATGCCGTGC GTGGCGGAGATGCGGCGAACCCTGACCCCTGCCAACTCCCCCGTGTCCTCCCCCAGCAAGCATGGAGACCGCTTCATCCCCTCACGAGCTGGTGCCAACTGGAGCGTGAATTTCCACAGGATCAAC GAAAATGAGAAGTCCCCCAGCCAGAACCGGAAAGCCAAGGACGCCACCTCGGACAATGGCAAAG ATGGCCTGGCCTACTCCGCACTGCTCAAGAACGAGCTGCTGGGCGCTGGCATTGAGAAGGTTCAggacccacagacagaggaccgcCGGCTGCAGCCCTCCACACCTGAGAGGAAGGGCCTCTTCACG TACTCCCTCAGCACCAAGCGCTCCAGCCCCGATGATGGCAACGACGTGTCCCCATACTCCCTGTCCCCCGTCAGCAATAAGAG TCAGAAGTTATTGCGATCTCCACGGAAACCCACGCGCAAGATCTCCAAGATCCCGTTCAAGGTCCTGGACGCTCCCGAGCTGCAGGATGACTTCTACCTGAACCTGGTGGACTGGTCCTCCCTCAACGTGCTCAGTGTGGGGCTGGGGACCTGTGTGTACCTGTGGAGTGCCTGCACCAGCCAG GTGACCCGGCTCTGTGACCTCTCCGTGGAAGGGGACTCAGTGACCTCCGTGGGCTGGTCTGAGAGG GGGAACCTGGTGGCTGTCGGCACACACAAGGGCTTCGTGCAGATCTGGGATGCCGCTGCGGGGAAGAAGCTGTCCATGCTGGAAGGCCACACGGCGCGTGTCG GGGCGCTGGCCTGGAACGCCGACCAGCTCTCATCCGGGAGCCGGGACCGCATGATCCTGCAGAGGGACATCCGCACGCCCCCCCTGCAGTCAGAGCGGCGGCTGCAGGGCCACCGGCAAGAGGTGTGCGGGCTCAAGTGGTCCACCGACCACCAGCTTCTCGCCTCGGGGGGCAACGACAACAAG CTGCTGGTATGGAACCACTCGAGCCTGAGCCCCGTGCAGCAGTACACAGAGCACCTGGCTGCTGTCAAGGCTATCGCCTGGTCCCCCCACCAGCACGGGCTGCTGGCGTCCGGTGGTGGCACAGCTGACCGCTGCATCCGCTTCTGGAACACGCTCACGGGGCAGCCGCTGCAGTGCATTGACACTGGCTCCCAGGTGTGCAACCTAGCCTGGTCCAAGCACGCCAACGAGCTG GCCATGTCCCCTGACGGAGAGGCCATCGTCACCGGTGCTGGAGACGAGACACTGAGGTTCTGGAATGTCTTTAGCAAAACCCGTTCAACAAAG GAGTCTGTGTCCGTCCTCAACCTCTTCACTAGGATCCGGTAA
- the FZR1 gene encoding fizzy-related protein homolog isoform X2, with the protein MDQDYERRLLRQIVIQNENTMPCVAEMRRTLTPANSPVSSPSKHGDRFIPSRAGANWSVNFHRINENEKSPSQNRKAKDATSDNGKDGLAYSALLKNELLGAGIEKVQDPQTEDRRLQPSTPERKGLFTYSLSTKRSSPDDGNDVSPYSLSPVSNKSQKLLRSPRKPTRKISKIPFKVLDAPELQDDFYLNLVDWSSLNVLSVGLGTCVYLWSACTSQVTRLCDLSVEGDSVTSVGWSERGNLVAVGTHKGFVQIWDAAAGKKLSMLEGHTARVGALAWNADQLSSGSRDRMILQRDIRTPPLQSERRLQGHRQEVCGLKWSTDHQLLASGGNDNKLLVWNHSSLSPVQQYTEHLAAVKAIAWSPHQHGLLASGGGTADRCIRFWNTLTGQPLQCIDTGSQVCNLAWSKHANELVSTHGYSQNQILVWKYPSLTQVAKLTGHSYRVLYLAMSPDGEAIVTGAGDETLRFWNVFSKTRSTKESVSVLNLFTRIR; encoded by the exons ATGGACCAGGACTATGAGCGGCGCCTCCTGCGGCAGATCGTCATCCAGAACGAAAACACGATGCCGTGC GTGGCGGAGATGCGGCGAACCCTGACCCCTGCCAACTCCCCCGTGTCCTCCCCCAGCAAGCATGGAGACCGCTTCATCCCCTCACGAGCTGGTGCCAACTGGAGCGTGAATTTCCACAGGATCAAC GAAAATGAGAAGTCCCCCAGCCAGAACCGGAAAGCCAAGGACGCCACCTCGGACAATGGCAAAG ATGGCCTGGCCTACTCCGCACTGCTCAAGAACGAGCTGCTGGGCGCTGGCATTGAGAAGGTTCAggacccacagacagaggaccgcCGGCTGCAGCCCTCCACACCTGAGAGGAAGGGCCTCTTCACG TACTCCCTCAGCACCAAGCGCTCCAGCCCCGATGATGGCAACGACGTGTCCCCATACTCCCTGTCCCCCGTCAGCAATAAGAG TCAGAAGTTATTGCGATCTCCACGGAAACCCACGCGCAAGATCTCCAAGATCCCGTTCAAGGTCCTGGACGCTCCCGAGCTGCAGGATGACTTCTACCTGAACCTGGTGGACTGGTCCTCCCTCAACGTGCTCAGTGTGGGGCTGGGGACCTGTGTGTACCTGTGGAGTGCCTGCACCAGCCAG GTGACCCGGCTCTGTGACCTCTCCGTGGAAGGGGACTCAGTGACCTCCGTGGGCTGGTCTGAGAGG GGGAACCTGGTGGCTGTCGGCACACACAAGGGCTTCGTGCAGATCTGGGATGCCGCTGCGGGGAAGAAGCTGTCCATGCTGGAAGGCCACACGGCGCGTGTCG GGGCGCTGGCCTGGAACGCCGACCAGCTCTCATCCGGGAGCCGGGACCGCATGATCCTGCAGAGGGACATCCGCACGCCCCCCCTGCAGTCAGAGCGGCGGCTGCAGGGCCACCGGCAAGAGGTGTGCGGGCTCAAGTGGTCCACCGACCACCAGCTTCTCGCCTCGGGGGGCAACGACAACAAG CTGCTGGTATGGAACCACTCGAGCCTGAGCCCCGTGCAGCAGTACACAGAGCACCTGGCTGCTGTCAAGGCTATCGCCTGGTCCCCCCACCAGCACGGGCTGCTGGCGTCCGGTGGTGGCACAGCTGACCGCTGCATCCGCTTCTGGAACACGCTCACGGGGCAGCCGCTGCAGTGCATTGACACTGGCTCCCAGGTGTGCAACCTAGCCTGGTCCAAGCACGCCAACGAGCTG GTGAGCACACACGGCTACTCACAGAACCAGATCCTGGTCTGGAAGTATCCCTCTCTGACCCAGGTGGCCAAGCTGACCGGGCACTCCTATCGGGTCCTGTACCTG GCCATGTCCCCTGACGGAGAGGCCATCGTCACCGGTGCTGGAGACGAGACACTGAGGTTCTGGAATGTCTTTAGCAAAACCCGTTCAACAAAG GAGTCTGTGTCCGTCCTCAACCTCTTCACTAGGATCCGGTAA